A portion of the Deltaproteobacteria bacterium genome contains these proteins:
- a CDS encoding Gfo/Idh/MocA family oxidoreductase translates to METVRFALFGCGKIAVKHAAALRQITHARLVAVCDVDAVMARTVATRFEVPSYSDLDGLLAQHEVDVVCVLTPSGLHAAHAIQVAQTKKHVVVEKPMALTLDDADAMIRACDEHGVKLFVVKQNRYNEAVVGLKRALVDERFGKLVLGAVRLRWCRKQEYYDQAGWRGTWAMDGGVLANQASHHIDLLEWMMGPVDSVMAKISTRLSNIEVEDTGLAMFQFRNGALGVVEATTATRPRDLEGSISVLGERGSVELGGFAADRVKHWEFSIPTPEDDAMRQGGGPQRSAEQQFAHGHAMYLQGVVESIRNHTKALVDGIEGRKSLELINAIYESAETGREVHLRFKPRLCRLGQK, encoded by the coding sequence ATGGAAACGGTTCGATTTGCGCTGTTTGGGTGCGGGAAAATTGCCGTCAAGCATGCTGCAGCGTTGCGCCAAATTACGCATGCCCGCTTAGTAGCCGTTTGTGATGTCGACGCGGTCATGGCCCGTACCGTAGCGACACGTTTTGAAGTGCCGAGTTATAGCGATCTCGATGGGCTGTTAGCCCAGCATGAAGTGGATGTGGTCTGCGTCTTGACGCCGAGCGGGTTGCATGCTGCCCATGCTATCCAGGTGGCCCAGACGAAAAAACACGTGGTCGTTGAAAAGCCGATGGCCCTGACGTTAGACGATGCAGATGCGATGATTCGTGCCTGTGACGAACACGGTGTAAAACTGTTTGTCGTCAAACAGAACCGGTATAACGAGGCCGTCGTGGGGTTGAAGCGGGCGCTTGTGGATGAGCGGTTTGGAAAGTTGGTGCTGGGGGCAGTGCGACTCCGATGGTGCCGCAAACAAGAATATTACGATCAGGCCGGTTGGCGGGGGACGTGGGCCATGGATGGCGGCGTGTTGGCGAATCAGGCGAGCCATCACATCGATCTCTTAGAGTGGATGATGGGCCCGGTCGATAGTGTGATGGCGAAGATCTCGACCCGCTTGTCCAATATTGAAGTTGAAGATACCGGGTTGGCGATGTTCCAATTCCGCAACGGTGCGTTGGGTGTCGTGGAGGCAACGACGGCCACTCGTCCCCGGGATCTCGAAGGCTCGATTAGTGTGTTAGGGGAGCGCGGCTCTGTTGAACTGGGTGGGTTTGCGGCGGATCGGGTGAAGCACTGGGAATTTAGTATCCCGACCCCGGAAGATGACGCCATGCGGCAGGGGGGTGGCCCCCAGCGATCGGCGGAACAGCAATTTGCGCACGGGCATGCGATGTATTTGCAGGGGGTCGTCGAAAGTATTCGTAATCACACGAAAGCCCTCGTGGATGGGATTGAAGGGCGGAAATCGCTCGAATTGATCAACGCGATTTATGAATCGGCGGAAACGGGTCGGGAAGTGCATTTGCGTTTTAAGCCGCGCCTGTGTCGATTGGGTCAAAAATAA